In one window of Polaromonas naphthalenivorans CJ2 DNA:
- the otsB gene encoding trehalose-phosphatase, producing MQSETLPRLTPDTALFLDFDGTLVALAAQPELVEVPLGLTSTLAALHRQLRGALALVSGRRLLDLDGFLAPLLLPSAGEHGAQRRTADGLLISAPPADMRQILQAAEGLVARHPDLKLERKNLALSLHYRHAPELESLCLQVMREAAQGNDSVELMQGKCVIDLKPAGFSKGTAIASFMTEAPFAGRIPLFAGDDVTDEAGFEEVRRMGGHTIKVGPGPTAAQYRCASVDQLAAWLQSASGVSPDAGGLSSRPGHSA from the coding sequence ATGCAATCCGAAACCCTTCCCCGCCTGACGCCGGACACGGCGCTGTTCCTTGACTTCGACGGCACGCTGGTCGCGCTGGCCGCGCAACCCGAACTGGTGGAAGTCCCCCTGGGCCTGACCAGCACGCTGGCTGCGCTGCACCGGCAATTGCGCGGCGCGCTGGCGCTGGTGTCGGGCCGCCGGCTGCTGGACCTGGACGGTTTCCTGGCGCCCTTGCTGCTGCCGTCGGCCGGCGAACATGGCGCGCAGCGCCGCACCGCCGACGGCCTGCTGATCAGCGCGCCGCCAGCGGACATGCGGCAGATCCTGCAGGCGGCCGAAGGCCTGGTTGCCCGCCATCCCGACCTGAAGCTGGAACGAAAAAACCTGGCGCTGAGCCTGCATTACCGGCACGCGCCCGAACTCGAAAGCCTGTGCCTGCAGGTGATGCGCGAAGCGGCGCAAGGCAATGACAGCGTCGAGCTGATGCAGGGCAAATGCGTGATTGACCTGAAACCGGCGGGCTTCAGCAAAGGCACGGCGATTGCGTCCTTCATGACCGAAGCGCCGTTTGCCGGCCGCATTCCGCTGTTTGCCGGCGACGACGTGACCGATGAAGCCGGCTTTGAGGAGGTGCGGCGCATGGGCGGCCACACCATCAAGGTCGGCCCGGGGCCAACGGCGGCCCAGTACCGCTGCGCCAGCGTGGACCAGCTGGCCGCCTGGCTGCAATCGGCCAGCGGGGTGTCCCCCGACGCCGGCGGCCTGTCCAGCCGCCCGGGGCATTCAGCATGA
- a CDS encoding glycoside hydrolase family 15 protein: protein MSAAVLAPNFAPPAPPSLSLGVIGNCAFSALVDARGRIVWCCLPRFDGDPVFNALLDESDKGSAFAIEIENFSHSKQWYDPNTAVLRTQLFDKSGQAIEITDFAPRFYNRSRFFKPMTLVRRVRPIKGAPRIRVQLDVRFDWGRSEPVITQGSNHLRYVGDALTLRLNTDAPLSHLLAKRPFVLTREYNFLLGSDESLADGIADTARLFEQETLSYWRKWSQRLHIPLEWQEAVIRAAITLKLSLFEDTGAIVAAMTTSIPEAPNSGRTWDYRFCWLRDAFFVVRALNSLSEVGTMEDYLRWLGNVVVQADGGHIQPLFGIGLELELPEAVYDHLGGYRGMGPVRVGNQAQEHFQHDVYGNVILGAAQAFHDHRLLHRAGAAEFLRLEAVGEQAVRSYDKPDAGMWELRTRARVHTSSALMCWAACDRLGKIAVTLKQPERASYWSHHAQIMRERILRESWSEERQAFAESFGGRDLDASVLLMIEVGFIEPKDPRFVATVDALEKYLCDGPYMRRYEAPDDFGKPETAFNICTFWRIDALARIGRKDEARAIFETMLAARNHVGLLSEDTHPVTGEMWGNFPQTYSMVGIINAAVRLSAPWDSLV from the coding sequence ATGAGCGCCGCCGTCCTGGCGCCCAACTTTGCGCCGCCCGCACCGCCGTCGCTGTCGCTGGGCGTGATCGGCAACTGCGCGTTCAGCGCGCTGGTCGATGCGCGCGGACGCATCGTCTGGTGCTGCCTGCCGCGCTTCGATGGCGACCCGGTGTTCAATGCGCTGCTCGACGAGAGCGACAAGGGCAGCGCCTTTGCCATCGAAATCGAGAACTTTTCCCATTCAAAGCAATGGTACGACCCGAACACCGCCGTGCTGCGCACCCAACTGTTCGACAAAAGCGGCCAGGCGATTGAAATCACCGACTTTGCGCCGCGCTTTTACAACCGCTCGCGGTTTTTCAAGCCGATGACGCTGGTGCGCCGGGTGCGCCCGATCAAGGGCGCGCCGCGCATCCGGGTGCAGCTCGACGTGCGCTTCGACTGGGGCCGCAGCGAGCCAGTGATCACCCAGGGCAGCAACCACCTGCGCTATGTCGGCGATGCGCTGACGCTGCGCCTGAACACCGACGCGCCGCTGTCGCACCTGCTGGCCAAGCGGCCTTTCGTGCTGACGCGCGAATACAATTTTTTGCTCGGCTCCGACGAGTCGCTGGCCGACGGCATTGCCGACACCGCGCGCCTGTTCGAGCAGGAAACGCTGTCGTACTGGCGCAAGTGGAGCCAGCGCCTGCACATCCCGCTCGAATGGCAGGAAGCCGTGATCCGGGCCGCGATCACACTCAAGCTCTCGCTGTTCGAGGACACCGGCGCGATTGTCGCGGCCATGACCACCAGCATTCCCGAAGCGCCCAACAGCGGACGCACCTGGGACTACCGCTTTTGCTGGCTGCGCGATGCCTTTTTTGTCGTTCGGGCGCTCAACAGCCTGTCCGAAGTCGGCACCATGGAAGACTACCTGCGCTGGCTCGGCAATGTCGTGGTGCAGGCCGACGGCGGGCATATCCAGCCGCTGTTCGGCATTGGCCTGGAGCTGGAGCTGCCCGAAGCGGTGTACGACCACCTGGGCGGCTACCGGGGCATGGGGCCGGTGCGCGTGGGCAACCAGGCGCAGGAGCATTTCCAGCACGATGTCTATGGCAATGTGATCCTGGGTGCGGCCCAGGCCTTTCACGACCACCGGCTGCTGCACCGGGCAGGCGCGGCCGAATTCTTGCGCCTCGAAGCGGTGGGCGAGCAGGCGGTGCGCAGCTACGACAAACCCGATGCCGGCATGTGGGAGTTGCGCACGCGCGCCCGGGTGCATACCTCGTCGGCGCTGATGTGCTGGGCGGCCTGCGACCGGCTGGGCAAGATTGCCGTCACGCTCAAGCAGCCCGAGCGCGCCAGCTACTGGAGCCATCATGCGCAGATCATGCGCGAGCGCATCCTGCGCGAATCGTGGAGCGAGGAGCGCCAGGCCTTTGCCGAGAGCTTTGGCGGGCGCGACCTGGACGCCAGCGTGCTCCTGATGATCGAAGTCGGCTTCATCGAGCCGAAAGACCCGCGCTTCGTGGCCACCGTCGATGCGCTGGAAAAATATTTGTGCGACGGCCCCTACATGCGCCGCTACGAGGCGCCCGACGACTTTGGCAAGCCCGAAACCGCCTTCAACATCTGCACCTTCTGGCGCATCGACGCGCTGGCGCGCATCGGCCGCAAGGATGAGGCCCGGGCGATTTTCGAGACCATGCTGGCCGCCCGCAACCACGTCGGCCTGCTGTCCGAGGACACCCATCCGGTGACCGGCGAGATGTGGGGCAATTTCCCGCAAACCTATTCGATGGTCGGCATCATCAACGCCGCCGTGCGCCTGTCGGCCCCTTGGGATTCCCTAGTATGA
- a CDS encoding lytic transglycosylase domain-containing protein, producing the protein MLYKFLCSAAVLAALVAPALAQSPSTALPPGANAAGDSLIVEMNKAFKRGDKGRLTQLLPQARGHALEPWAAYWELKARLGEASPQEVQDFLARYAGSYQEDRLRNDWLLLLGQRRDWASFSAEYPKYRMNDDRELRCYALLVEHLKNPTQDARLSGEVRKNWYAQRDADDGCTAAAERLVGSNNLTPLDVWQKARLALEANRPKAASNAVAIVAPEALGMVAELNSSPIKFLAGKYLALRTVRKEIITLALVKLAISDSEGAASQLDGKWALQLTAEERNWLWGLIGKQTASRMGTQPAGDALQYYARVTKDADLTDDMLAWKARAALRAGTQPSWQLVLAAINAMSEDGRKEPVWTYWKARALLAMSPPDIATAVVTPQGPATTTVMAPQRIEGLRLLQSIASASGFYEQLALEDLGLKISVPPKPAPLTAQEKDAARLNPGLSRATYAIMIGLRSEGVREWNYATNLHQKSGMGERELLAAAQVACDRQIWDRCINTSERTTSVADFEQRFPMPFQAAVVKRSQSINLDPAYVYGLIRQESRFIMDARSGVGASGLMQVMPATARWTANKIGLDGFTPEQINDRDTNITIGTAYLKLALDDLGGSMPMAAAAYNAGPGRPRTWRNGHVLDAAIWAENVPFAETRDYVKKVLSNTTNYAAILTGQPQSLKSRLGMIGPRDASMPEPYMDLP; encoded by the coding sequence AGCCGTGGGCGGCTTACTGGGAACTCAAGGCCAGGCTGGGCGAAGCCAGCCCGCAGGAAGTGCAGGACTTCCTGGCGCGCTATGCCGGCAGCTACCAGGAAGACCGGCTGCGCAACGACTGGCTGCTGCTGCTGGGCCAGCGCCGCGACTGGGCCAGCTTTTCCGCCGAATACCCGAAGTACCGAATGAACGACGACCGCGAGCTGCGCTGCTACGCGCTGCTGGTCGAACACCTGAAAAACCCGACGCAGGACGCGCGCCTGTCGGGCGAGGTGCGCAAGAACTGGTACGCCCAGCGCGATGCCGACGACGGCTGTACCGCCGCCGCCGAGCGGCTGGTGGGCAGCAACAACCTGACGCCGCTCGATGTCTGGCAAAAGGCCAGGCTGGCGCTGGAAGCCAACCGGCCCAAGGCGGCCAGCAACGCCGTGGCCATCGTCGCGCCCGAGGCGCTGGGCATGGTGGCCGAGCTGAACAGCAGCCCGATCAAGTTTTTGGCCGGCAAATACCTGGCGCTGCGCACGGTGCGCAAGGAAATCATCACGCTGGCGCTGGTCAAGCTGGCCATCAGCGACTCCGAAGGCGCCGCCTCCCAGCTCGACGGCAAATGGGCGCTGCAGCTCACCGCCGAGGAACGCAACTGGCTCTGGGGCCTGATCGGCAAGCAGACCGCCAGCCGCATGGGCACGCAGCCGGCCGGCGATGCGCTGCAGTATTACGCCCGGGTCACCAAGGACGCCGACCTGACCGACGACATGCTGGCCTGGAAGGCGCGCGCCGCCCTGCGCGCCGGCACCCAGCCCAGCTGGCAGCTGGTCCTTGCGGCCATCAACGCCATGAGCGAGGACGGCCGCAAGGAGCCGGTCTGGACCTACTGGAAAGCACGCGCGCTGCTGGCCATGTCGCCGCCTGACATCGCCACCGCCGTGGTCACGCCGCAAGGCCCGGCGACCACCACCGTCATGGCGCCGCAGCGCATCGAAGGGCTCAGGCTGCTGCAGTCGATCGCCTCGGCGAGCGGCTTTTACGAGCAGCTGGCGCTCGAAGACCTGGGCCTGAAAATCTCCGTGCCGCCCAAGCCGGCGCCGCTCACCGCGCAGGAAAAAGACGCCGCTCGGCTCAACCCCGGATTGAGCCGGGCCACCTACGCCATCATGATCGGCCTGCGCTCCGAAGGCGTGCGCGAGTGGAACTACGCCACCAACCTGCACCAAAAGAGCGGCATGGGCGAGCGCGAACTGCTGGCCGCCGCCCAGGTGGCCTGCGACCGCCAGATCTGGGACCGCTGCATCAACACCAGCGAGCGCACCACCAGCGTGGCCGACTTCGAGCAGCGCTTTCCGATGCCGTTTCAGGCCGCCGTGGTCAAGCGCAGCCAGTCCATCAACCTCGACCCGGCCTATGTCTATGGCCTGATCCGCCAGGAAAGCCGCTTCATCATGGACGCCCGCTCCGGCGTGGGCGCCTCCGGCCTGATGCAGGTGATGCCCGCCACGGCGCGCTGGACCGCCAACAAGATCGGCCTCGACGGCTTCACGCCCGAGCAGATCAACGACCGCGACACCAACATCACCATCGGCACGGCTTATTTGAAGCTGGCGCTCGACGACCTGGGCGGCTCGATGCCGATGGCCGCCGCAGCCTACAACGCCGGACCGGGCCGGCCGCGCACCTGGCGCAACGGCCATGTGCTCGACGCCGCCATCTGGGCCGAGAACGTGCCCTTCGCCGAAACCCGCGACTACGTGAAGAAAGTGCTGTCCAACACCACCAACTACGCGGCCATCCTGACGGGCCAGCCGCAGTCGCTGAAAAGCCGGCTGGGCATGATCGGGCCGCGCGATGCGAGCATGCCGGAGCCGTACATGGACCTGCCCTGA